Proteins encoded by one window of Streptomyces sp. NBC_01571:
- a CDS encoding ABC transporter ATP-binding protein has protein sequence METTAWTQLHSVMNAQQERRPFARATLRRIAAFARPHRRRIGQFVVLSVITALLAVATPVLAGRVVDAIVSRGDEGTVVRLAVLIAVIAFAEAGLGILSRWLSATLGEGLILDLRAAVFDHVQRMPVAFFTRTRTGALVSRLNNDVIGAQRAFSNTLSGVVGNVVTLLLTLAVMLTLSWQITLLALVLLPVFVVPARRMGSRMARMQREAAQLNAAMGTRMTERFSAPGATLIKLFGRPEDESAEFAARAGRVRDIGVRTAMAQSAFITALTLVSALALALVYGLGGWYALRGSLEPGAVVSLALLLTRLYAPLTSLAGARVEVMSALVSFERVFEVLDLKPLIEEKPDAEEVPDGPASVEFDDVTFAYPAADKVSLASLEEVAALDTRAGAEVLRGVSFRAEPGQTVALVGSSGAGKSTIAQLLPRLYDTDGGAVRIGGVDVRDLSAESMRRTLGMVTQDGHLFHDSVRDNLLLARPAATEQELWDVLRRARLEELVRSLPDGLDTVVGERGYRLSGGERQRMTIARLLLARQRVVILDEATAHLDNTSEAAVQEALTEALAGRTALVIAHRLSTVRAADVILVVEAGRIVERGTHEELLTLEGRYAELYRTQFDEPRSESAREPSLGLMMD, from the coding sequence ATGGAGACCACAGCCTGGACACAGCTGCACAGCGTGATGAACGCGCAGCAGGAGCGCCGCCCCTTCGCCCGCGCGACGCTGCGCCGCATCGCGGCCTTCGCCCGCCCGCACCGCCGACGTATCGGCCAGTTCGTGGTGCTCAGCGTGATCACCGCGCTGCTGGCCGTCGCGACGCCGGTGCTCGCGGGGCGCGTCGTGGACGCCATCGTGTCCCGCGGCGACGAGGGCACCGTCGTCCGTCTTGCGGTGCTCATCGCGGTCATCGCGTTCGCCGAGGCAGGACTCGGGATTCTCAGCCGCTGGCTGTCGGCGACGCTGGGGGAGGGGCTCATCCTGGATCTGCGGGCGGCTGTGTTCGATCATGTACAGCGCATGCCGGTCGCGTTCTTCACACGTACCCGTACGGGCGCGCTCGTCAGTCGACTCAACAACGACGTGATCGGCGCCCAGCGCGCCTTCAGCAACACCCTCTCCGGAGTGGTCGGCAACGTCGTCACCCTGCTGCTCACCCTCGCCGTCATGCTCACCCTGTCCTGGCAGATCACCCTGCTCGCACTGGTGCTGCTGCCGGTGTTCGTGGTGCCCGCGCGGCGCATGGGCAGCCGGATGGCCAGGATGCAACGCGAGGCCGCACAGCTGAACGCGGCCATGGGCACCCGGATGACCGAGCGGTTCTCCGCACCCGGCGCCACCCTCATCAAGCTCTTCGGGCGGCCCGAGGACGAGTCCGCCGAGTTCGCGGCGCGGGCCGGGCGGGTGCGGGACATCGGGGTGCGTACGGCGATGGCGCAGTCGGCGTTCATCACGGCCCTGACGCTGGTCTCCGCCCTGGCGCTGGCGCTCGTGTACGGGCTGGGCGGCTGGTACGCGCTGCGCGGCAGCCTGGAACCGGGTGCCGTCGTCTCGCTGGCGCTGCTGCTGACCCGCCTGTACGCGCCCCTCACCTCGCTCGCCGGGGCGCGCGTCGAGGTCATGAGCGCCCTGGTGAGCTTCGAGCGCGTCTTCGAGGTGCTCGACCTCAAGCCGCTCATCGAGGAGAAGCCGGACGCCGAGGAGGTCCCGGACGGCCCGGCGTCCGTGGAGTTCGACGACGTCACCTTCGCCTACCCCGCCGCGGACAAGGTCTCCCTCGCCTCCCTGGAGGAGGTCGCCGCCCTCGACACCCGGGCCGGCGCCGAGGTCCTGCGCGGCGTCTCCTTCCGCGCCGAACCGGGCCAGACCGTCGCGCTCGTCGGCTCCTCCGGAGCGGGCAAGTCGACCATCGCCCAGCTGCTGCCGCGGCTGTACGACACCGACGGGGGCGCCGTCCGCATCGGGGGCGTCGACGTCCGCGACCTGAGCGCCGAGTCGATGCGCCGCACCCTGGGCATGGTCACCCAGGACGGACACCTCTTCCACGACTCGGTACGCGACAATCTGCTGCTGGCCCGCCCCGCCGCGACGGAGCAGGAACTGTGGGACGTACTGCGCCGCGCCCGTCTGGAGGAACTCGTACGCTCCCTGCCCGACGGCCTCGACACCGTGGTCGGCGAGCGCGGCTACCGGCTCTCCGGCGGCGAACGCCAGCGGATGACCATCGCCCGGCTGCTGCTCGCCCGCCAGCGCGTCGTCATCCTCGACGAGGCCACCGCCCACCTGGACAACACCTCGGAGGCGGCCGTGCAGGAAGCGCTCACCGAGGCACTGGCGGGGCGCACGGCCCTGGTGATCGCTCACCGGCTGTCCACGGTGCGCGCCGCCGACGTGATCCTGGTCGTCGAGGCGGGACGGATCGTGGAGCGGGGTACCCACGAGGAGCTGCTGACGCTCGAGGGGCGGTACGCGGAGCT
- a CDS encoding mechanosensitive ion channel family protein, with the protein MKRPVTLDDLMIAGIAVVAGLLAAFLLRMLMRWLGKHAQRTRWSGDDVIVDALRTLVPWAAIAGGVASAAAVLPLTAPVGRTVNRSLTVLLILVTTVTAARLIAGLVRSVTQSRSGVAGSATIFVNITRVVVLAIGFLVVLQTLGISIAPLLTALGVGGLAVALALQDTLANLFAGVHILASKTIQPGDYIRLSSGEEGYVVDINWRNTTVRQLSNNLVIIPNAQLSGTNMTNFTRPEQQMTLTVQVGVGYDSDLDHVERVTNEVVTEVMTGITGAVPDHEPAVRFHTFGDSRIGLTVILGVGEFSDQYRIKHEFIKRLHKRYRDEGIRIPSPARTVALQPGGAELLESGIPHQRDAPPQDRTRADGPARF; encoded by the coding sequence ATGAAGCGTCCCGTCACCCTGGACGACCTGATGATCGCCGGCATAGCCGTGGTCGCGGGACTGCTGGCGGCGTTCCTGCTGCGGATGCTGATGCGATGGCTGGGCAAGCACGCCCAGCGCACCCGCTGGAGCGGCGACGACGTCATCGTGGACGCGTTGCGCACCTTGGTGCCGTGGGCGGCGATCGCCGGCGGGGTCGCGTCGGCGGCCGCGGTGCTGCCGCTGACCGCGCCGGTCGGCCGCACGGTCAACCGCTCGCTGACCGTGCTGCTCATCCTGGTCACGACGGTCACCGCGGCCCGGCTCATCGCCGGACTGGTCCGGTCGGTGACCCAGTCCCGCTCGGGTGTCGCCGGATCGGCCACCATCTTCGTCAACATCACCCGGGTCGTGGTGCTGGCGATCGGTTTCCTGGTCGTCCTGCAGACCCTGGGGATCTCCATAGCGCCCCTGCTCACGGCCCTGGGCGTGGGCGGTCTCGCCGTCGCCCTGGCGCTCCAGGACACCCTCGCGAACCTCTTCGCGGGCGTGCACATCCTCGCGTCGAAGACGATCCAGCCGGGCGACTACATCCGGCTGAGCAGCGGCGAGGAGGGCTACGTCGTCGACATCAACTGGCGCAACACGACGGTCCGTCAGCTCTCCAACAACCTGGTCATCATCCCCAACGCCCAGCTGTCGGGCACCAACATGACCAACTTCACCCGGCCCGAGCAGCAGATGACGCTGACCGTGCAGGTCGGTGTCGGTTACGACAGCGACCTGGACCACGTCGAGCGCGTCACCAACGAGGTCGTCACCGAGGTGATGACCGGGATCACGGGCGCCGTCCCGGACCACGAGCCCGCCGTCCGCTTCCACACCTTCGGGGACTCCCGCATCGGACTGACCGTGATCCTCGGCGTGGGCGAGTTCAGCGACCAGTACCGGATCAAGCACGAGTTCATCAAGCGCCTGCACAAGCGCTACCGCGACGAGGGCATCCGCATCCCGTCCCCCGCCCGCACGGTCGCGCTGCAACCGGGCGGTGCGGAGCTCCTGGAGTCGGGCATACCGCACCAGCGGGACGCGCCGCCGCAGGACCGGACCCGGGCGGACGGACCGGCCCGGTTCTGA
- a CDS encoding crotonase/enoyl-CoA hydratase family protein, with protein MPVRTERQGYVTTVVLSRPAARNAVDGPTAVELADAFREFDADDTARVAVLWGEGGTFCAGADLKAIGTEHGNRVAEDGDGPMGPTRLRLSKPVIAAVAGHAVAGGLELALWCDLRVAEEDAVFGVFCRRWGVPLIDGGTVRLPRLIGTSRAMDMILTGRPVPASEAYEMGLANRLVPTGRARAAAEELAAGIADFPQSCLRSDRASVLDQEGLIEKAAMRGELRYGMDVLADGIEGAARFASGAGRHGSFSGT; from the coding sequence TTGCCGGTCCGGACCGAACGCCAGGGGTACGTCACCACGGTCGTCCTCTCCCGCCCCGCCGCCCGCAACGCGGTGGACGGCCCGACGGCCGTCGAACTCGCCGACGCCTTCCGGGAGTTCGATGCCGATGACACGGCCCGGGTGGCGGTGCTCTGGGGCGAGGGCGGCACGTTCTGCGCGGGCGCGGACCTCAAGGCGATCGGTACCGAGCACGGCAACCGGGTCGCCGAGGACGGTGACGGGCCGATGGGCCCGACCCGGCTGCGGCTGTCCAAGCCGGTCATCGCGGCGGTCGCGGGGCATGCGGTGGCCGGAGGTCTGGAACTGGCGCTCTGGTGCGATCTGCGGGTCGCGGAGGAGGACGCGGTCTTCGGTGTGTTCTGCCGCCGTTGGGGCGTTCCGCTCATCGACGGCGGTACCGTGCGCCTGCCCCGCCTCATCGGCACCAGCCGCGCGATGGACATGATCCTCACCGGCCGCCCGGTCCCCGCCTCCGAGGCGTACGAGATGGGGCTCGCCAACCGTCTCGTCCCGACCGGCCGGGCCCGTGCCGCGGCCGAGGAACTGGCCGCCGGCATCGCCGACTTCCCCCAGTCCTGCCTGCGCAGCGACCGCGCCTCGGTCCTCGATCAGGAGGGCCTGATCGAGAAGGCCGCCATGCGTGGCGAACTCCGCTACGGCATGGATGTGCTGGCCGACGGCATCGAGGGTGCCGCCCGCTTCGCGTCGGGAGCCGGGCGGCACGGTTCGTTCAGCGGGACGTGA
- a CDS encoding lysylphosphatidylglycerol synthase transmembrane domain-containing protein, which translates to MTAVRFPQTPPRGPLKGLPRRLPLRSVLCLVPLALVLVVGVRHRSVLVEGFGHLRAAEWPWLLAAVVATCLTWVAAAVTRQGAVVERLPARRLLATQFAAGAANHLLPTGLGAGAVNLRFMTGCGVPLARSSAALALYMLAESVARLALLAGLLVAFPGALRLGGLLPDGATGPLLLGAGALLCVAVTVLLLVRRLRVAVWSFLRTALGEARSVHSRPARACALWGGSLAFPLLQAAGLTAVGQAMNLPVPPLHMALAYLAATAAVAMVPTPGGIGSVEAALVVALVAAGGPVAVATAVVLAFRIITVWLPLLPGALTLGALVRLKVI; encoded by the coding sequence GTGACAGCGGTCCGTTTTCCCCAGACGCCCCCGCGGGGTCCCCTCAAGGGACTCCCCCGGCGCCTCCCCCTCCGGTCGGTCCTGTGCCTGGTCCCGCTCGCCCTCGTGCTGGTGGTCGGCGTGCGCCACCGCTCCGTGCTCGTGGAGGGTTTCGGCCATCTGCGCGCGGCCGAGTGGCCGTGGCTGCTGGCGGCGGTCGTCGCGACCTGTCTGACCTGGGTCGCCGCGGCCGTCACCCGGCAGGGCGCGGTCGTGGAGCGGCTGCCCGCGCGCAGGCTGCTCGCCACCCAGTTCGCGGCGGGCGCCGCCAACCACCTGCTGCCGACGGGGCTGGGTGCCGGCGCGGTCAATCTGCGTTTCATGACGGGGTGCGGCGTTCCGCTGGCCCGCTCCTCCGCGGCGCTCGCGCTGTACATGCTCGCCGAGTCGGTCGCCCGCCTCGCCCTGCTGGCGGGCCTGCTCGTCGCGTTCCCCGGCGCGCTGCGGCTCGGAGGCCTCCTCCCGGACGGGGCGACGGGCCCTCTGCTGCTCGGCGCGGGCGCGCTGCTGTGCGTCGCGGTGACGGTGCTGCTGCTCGTACGGCGACTGCGCGTGGCGGTGTGGTCGTTCCTGCGCACCGCGCTCGGCGAGGCGCGCTCGGTGCACTCCCGCCCGGCTCGCGCCTGCGCCCTGTGGGGCGGTTCGCTCGCCTTCCCGCTGCTGCAGGCCGCCGGTCTGACCGCGGTGGGACAGGCGATGAACCTGCCGGTGCCGCCGCTGCACATGGCTCTCGCCTACCTGGCGGCGACCGCCGCGGTGGCGATGGTGCCCACGCCGGGCGGGATCGGTTCGGTGGAGGCGGCGCTCGTCGTCGCGCTGGTGGCGGCGGGCGGTCCGGTGGCGGTGGCCACGGCGGTGGTCCTGGCGTTCCGGATCATCACGGTGTGGCTGCCGCTGCTGCCCGGGGCGCTGACGCTGGGGGCGCTGGTGCGTCTGAAGGTGATCTGA